From a region of the Fimbriiglobus ruber genome:
- a CDS encoding DEAD/DEAH box helicase, with protein MLREEQIDIRRQRARAGRFRIENLGKKRVFSEYRVTNPESGGQYTVTVHGFDVGDNACTCPDFKSNTLGTCKHIEAVLENLKDDLPAHLQKKKATITRPEVYLHYGDTLQLALHLPQRHSDKLGQLAKRFFDEKWRWSGRGRYEDFIPAVEAVPEDVTVMSDALDFVDSEISRAEMAAREKEWVDQLAAGSLDLNLLPVPLYDYQTRGALFLACRGRTILGDDMGLGKTIQTLAAVELLARERGVSRVLVVAPASVKYQWESEIRKFTRRAVQIIDGSPDDRKDQYAEVTFYRLVNYEQVVRDREAINAWKPDVIVLDEAQRIKNWESKTSKEVKKLKSRYAIVLTGTPLENKLEELYSIVQFVDERRFGPAFQFLHDHRVLDENGNLTGYRNLDKMREKLEPIFLRRTRGEVLTQLPSRTDNTVFVELAEAQRVPYEDQRTTLARLLQKGHLTDLDRKRVLACIVNMRMLCDSTFLFDKQTNTSPKLAEFAELIPELLAGEDHKVVAFSQWETMILKAAEVLDGLGVAYVILHGGLAGKDRKAVLEQFNTDPECRVFLSTDAGGTGLNLQVADTVVNLELPWNPAVLEQRIARVHRMGQSRPVRVVNLVTRGTIEERVLRTLESKQSLFAGVFDGDEDEIAFTGATQPKLFDAVRELVGEPKPESVVPAVEQAVPAPAAAIAPSAVVVASVQMLEAVVGVLTADMVRDLAPDLRARIAAAAAALGRVAAE; from the coding sequence ATGCTCAGGGAAGAACAGATCGACATCCGCCGGCAGCGTGCCCGGGCCGGGCGGTTCCGGATCGAAAATCTCGGCAAAAAGCGTGTGTTCTCCGAATACCGGGTGACCAACCCCGAGTCCGGCGGCCAGTACACCGTCACCGTCCACGGTTTCGACGTGGGCGACAACGCCTGCACCTGCCCGGACTTCAAGTCGAACACCCTCGGGACGTGCAAGCACATCGAAGCGGTTCTGGAGAACCTGAAGGACGACCTGCCCGCGCACCTCCAGAAGAAGAAAGCCACGATCACGCGGCCCGAAGTCTACCTCCATTACGGTGACACGCTCCAACTCGCCCTGCACCTCCCGCAGCGGCACTCGGACAAACTCGGGCAACTGGCCAAACGGTTCTTCGATGAGAAGTGGCGGTGGTCCGGCCGCGGGCGGTACGAAGACTTCATCCCGGCCGTCGAGGCGGTGCCCGAAGACGTCACGGTCATGTCCGACGCGCTCGACTTCGTCGACTCGGAGATCAGTCGGGCGGAGATGGCCGCGCGGGAAAAGGAGTGGGTCGACCAACTCGCGGCCGGCAGCCTCGACCTCAACCTGCTCCCCGTCCCCCTCTACGACTACCAGACGCGCGGGGCCCTCTTCCTGGCGTGCCGCGGCCGCACCATCCTCGGCGACGACATGGGCCTCGGGAAGACGATCCAGACCCTCGCCGCGGTCGAACTCCTCGCCCGCGAGCGGGGCGTCTCACGGGTCCTCGTCGTCGCCCCGGCGTCGGTCAAGTACCAGTGGGAGTCCGAGATCCGGAAGTTCACCCGGCGGGCCGTCCAGATCATCGACGGCAGCCCGGACGACCGCAAGGACCAGTACGCCGAGGTCACCTTCTACCGGCTCGTGAATTACGAGCAAGTCGTCCGCGACCGCGAGGCGATCAACGCCTGGAAGCCGGACGTGATCGTGCTGGACGAGGCCCAGCGGATCAAAAACTGGGAATCGAAGACGTCCAAGGAGGTCAAGAAACTCAAGAGCCGGTACGCCATCGTTCTCACCGGCACGCCGCTGGAAAACAAGCTCGAAGAACTTTACAGCATCGTCCAGTTCGTGGACGAGCGGCGGTTCGGCCCGGCGTTTCAGTTCCTCCACGACCACCGCGTTTTAGACGAGAACGGGAATCTGACCGGCTACCGCAACCTGGACAAGATGCGCGAGAAGCTCGAGCCCATCTTCCTCCGCCGCACCCGGGGCGAAGTTCTCACGCAACTGCCATCGCGCACCGACAACACCGTCTTCGTCGAACTGGCCGAGGCGCAGCGGGTGCCTTACGAGGACCAGCGAACGACGCTCGCCCGGCTCCTGCAAAAAGGCCACCTCACCGACCTCGATCGCAAGCGCGTCCTCGCCTGCATCGTCAACATGCGGATGTTGTGCGACAGCACGTTCCTGTTCGACAAGCAGACCAACACGTCGCCAAAGCTCGCGGAGTTCGCCGAACTAATTCCGGAATTGCTCGCGGGCGAAGACCACAAGGTCGTCGCGTTCAGCCAGTGGGAAACGATGATCCTCAAGGCGGCCGAGGTACTCGACGGTCTCGGCGTCGCCTACGTGATCTTGCACGGCGGGTTGGCCGGCAAGGACCGGAAGGCGGTACTGGAACAGTTCAACACCGATCCGGAATGTCGTGTGTTTCTCAGTACGGACGCCGGCGGCACCGGGTTAAATCTCCAGGTCGCGGATACCGTCGTGAACCTGGAACTCCCCTGGAACCCGGCCGTGTTGGAACAGCGGATCGCGCGGGTCCACCGGATGGGCCAGAGCCGGCCGGTCCGCGTGGTCAACCTGGTCACACGGGGGACGATCGAGGAGCGGGTGCTGCGGACGCTGGAGTCGAAACAATCGCTGTTCGCGGGCGTGTTCGACGGCGACGAGGACGAGATCGCATTTACAGGGGCGACCCAGCCGAAATTGTTTGACGCGGTACGCGAATTGGTGGGCGAGCCGAAACCGGAGTCGGTAGTCCCGGCAGTCGAACAAGCGGTTCCCGCGCCGGCTGCCGCGATTGCTCCGTCGGCTGTCGTGGTCGCGTCGGTGCAGATGTTGGAAGCAGTGGTCGGGGTGTTGACCGCAGATATGGTGCGCGACCTCGCGCCCGACTTGCGGGCGCGGATCGCGGCGGCGGCGGCGGCGCTGGGGCGCGTGGCGGCAGAATGA
- a CDS encoding neutral zinc metallopeptidase yields the protein MKWEGGEESENVEDRRGMAKPAMIAGGGITTLLVLVAAYFLGIDPKQAQQVANQVGVGQQRAAQQEGQAPGKHDRALVFSKKILALTEKVWTVQFEKAGKVYTKPHMVLFDTEVDTKCGRAPSAVGPFYCPADRTLYLDPTFFDELAGKLHGSKADFSEAYVIAHEVGHHVQNLLGYSKIVDAKRGTREEKQYSVRLELQADYLAGVWAYHADKQFHILEDKDIDEALKTADAIGDDRLQKQAQGWVSPESFTHGKSAQRVKYFRLGVQTGDMSKLKLFFDTPYSEL from the coding sequence ATGAAGTGGGAAGGCGGCGAGGAAAGCGAAAACGTCGAGGACCGTCGCGGTATGGCCAAGCCGGCGATGATCGCCGGGGGCGGGATCACGACCCTGCTCGTACTTGTGGCGGCGTACTTCCTGGGCATCGACCCAAAGCAGGCCCAACAGGTCGCCAACCAGGTCGGCGTCGGTCAACAGCGGGCAGCCCAGCAGGAAGGCCAGGCCCCCGGGAAGCACGACCGCGCGCTGGTCTTCTCGAAAAAGATCCTCGCCCTGACCGAGAAAGTGTGGACCGTGCAGTTCGAGAAGGCCGGCAAAGTCTACACCAAGCCGCACATGGTCCTGTTCGATACCGAGGTCGACACCAAGTGCGGACGGGCGCCGTCGGCCGTCGGTCCGTTCTACTGTCCGGCCGACCGCACGCTCTATCTCGACCCGACGTTCTTCGACGAACTCGCCGGGAAATTGCACGGCTCCAAGGCCGATTTTTCCGAAGCTTACGTCATCGCGCACGAAGTCGGCCACCACGTCCAGAACCTGCTCGGGTATTCCAAGATTGTCGACGCAAAGCGGGGCACGCGGGAAGAGAAACAGTACTCGGTCCGGCTCGAACTCCAGGCCGACTACCTGGCCGGCGTCTGGGCGTACCACGCCGACAAGCAGTTTCACATCCTGGAAGACAAGGACATCGATGAAGCGCTGAAGACGGCCGACGCGATCGGCGACGACCGCCTCCAGAAGCAGGCTCAGGGGTGGGTGTCGCCCGAGTCGTTCACGCACGGGAAATCGGCGCAGCGGGTGAAGTATTTCCGCCTCGGCGTCCAAACGGGCGACATGAGCAAGCTCAAGCTGTTCTTCGACACGCCGTACTCGGAACTGTAA
- a CDS encoding DUF2237 family protein has product MSTAKNVLGTPLKSCSTKPLTGFYRNGCCDTGAGDMGVHVVCVQATAAFLSFSASVGNDLSTPNPMYEFAGIKPGDRWCLCATRWKEALEAGMAPPVVLEATHIASLEFVDLDDLQAHALDLAHPGT; this is encoded by the coding sequence ATGTCCACCGCCAAGAACGTACTCGGTACGCCGCTGAAATCCTGTTCCACCAAGCCGCTCACCGGATTTTACCGAAACGGCTGTTGCGACACCGGCGCGGGCGACATGGGGGTTCACGTCGTTTGCGTCCAGGCGACGGCCGCGTTCCTGTCGTTCAGCGCGAGCGTGGGCAACGACCTGTCCACGCCGAACCCGATGTACGAATTCGCCGGGATCAAGCCGGGCGACCGCTGGTGCTTGTGCGCCACGCGGTGGAAGGAAGCGCTCGAAGCCGGCATGGCCCCGCCGGTGGTGCTGGAAGCGACTCACATCGCATCACTGGAATTTGTCGACCTCGACGACCTCCAAGCCCACGCGCTCGACCTGGCCCATCCCGGTACGTAA
- a CDS encoding malate dehydrogenase produces the protein MSKTVRVAVTGAGGQVSYAMLARLASGEVFGDDTKVILHLLEIPKKPDWTPPNPTARQPLDIAEGNAMELLDCGFPTLLDVVVTDDANKAFNGVNWALLVGAAPRGPGMERKDLLGLNGKIFVGQGKALAKNAASDVRILIVGNPCNTNCLVAYHNGKEIPADRWHAMTRLDHNRAVSALAVKAGVPNAAVTSVTIWGNHSNTQFPDFTNAKINGKPATEVITDRAWLETTYVPQCQNRGAAIIKARGLSSALSAANGAIDHVKSFVRGTPAGDWTSAAVVSKGEYGVPAGLVFGYPVTIDKSSNWKIIDGLSFDAFGKAAFQKTLTELLEEKDAVKDLLPG, from the coding sequence ATGTCCAAGACCGTTCGCGTGGCCGTTACCGGGGCCGGGGGCCAAGTTTCTTACGCGATGCTCGCCCGGCTCGCGTCCGGCGAGGTGTTCGGGGACGACACCAAGGTGATCCTGCATCTGCTCGAAATCCCCAAGAAGCCCGACTGGACCCCGCCGAACCCCACCGCCCGGCAACCCCTCGACATCGCAGAGGGGAACGCGATGGAACTCCTCGACTGCGGGTTCCCCACGCTCCTCGACGTGGTCGTCACCGACGACGCGAACAAGGCGTTCAACGGCGTGAACTGGGCGCTGCTCGTCGGCGCCGCCCCCCGCGGCCCGGGGATGGAGCGGAAAGACCTCCTCGGCCTGAACGGCAAGATCTTCGTCGGCCAGGGCAAGGCGCTCGCGAAGAACGCGGCCAGCGACGTCCGCATCCTCATCGTCGGCAACCCGTGTAACACGAACTGCCTCGTGGCGTACCACAACGGGAAAGAAATTCCCGCCGACCGCTGGCACGCGATGACCCGGCTCGACCACAACCGGGCCGTCTCCGCCCTGGCGGTCAAGGCCGGCGTCCCGAACGCGGCTGTCACCAGCGTGACGATCTGGGGTAATCACTCGAACACGCAATTCCCGGACTTCACCAACGCCAAGATCAACGGCAAGCCGGCCACCGAGGTCATCACCGACCGCGCCTGGCTGGAAACGACCTACGTTCCCCAGTGCCAGAACCGCGGGGCCGCGATCATCAAAGCCCGTGGGTTGTCCAGCGCCCTGTCGGCCGCCAACGGGGCGATCGACCACGTCAAGAGTTTTGTCCGCGGCACCCCGGCCGGCGACTGGACCAGCGCCGCCGTCGTGTCCAAGGGCGAATACGGCGTCCCGGCCGGGTTGGTGTTCGGCTACCCCGTCACCATCGACAAGAGCAGCAACTGGAAGATCATCGACGGCCTGTCGTTCGACGCCTTCGGCAAGGCCGCCTTCCAGAAGACCCTCACCGAATTGCTGGAAGAGAAGGACGCGGTCAAGGATTTGCTGCCCGGCTAA
- a CDS encoding ankyrin repeat domain-containing protein has translation MDLKKAVREGNLEEIRSLFDAGADIRYVRPRGYTVMTDVMFRCSIAEDSQLIPIVRFLIEQGADLNASSDYGESGLSVSSGAGRLDVVRVLLEAGADPAPLEWTLLHLVVAFGSLERIRLQIQAGDDLNARDRWGRTAWLMSVLTGDIEKAELLLTAGANIEDRGRDGKTPLMCAAKRADVAMTRWLLERGADPNSANEHGYTVLHMAAGAGSQECVRLLLNAGADVHRRSGSCSMIGSVIGSARDLETMRLLVAAGADINDIYGSLRAKLTRLPHDGSIVCTPDEYQAAKHRIFGRSNPERMNFPFWKAMVSGGGCAYRARAQFDEGRIDGEAVWCFDRFGTSLTELPDGRIIEIAGEYEDFYDPDFCIYNDVFVHYGDGAFDIYGYPKDIFPPTDFHTATLVDEAIYIVGNLGYPELRRYGTTQVCRFDIGTLAIEPVETTGDGPGWISSHKAKLVDNRIELTGGKVCRLEDGEENYRDNSDTFALDIPTMTWSRRT, from the coding sequence ATGGACCTCAAAAAAGCGGTCAGAGAAGGCAACCTGGAGGAGATCCGGTCCCTTTTTGACGCCGGTGCCGACATTCGGTATGTACGCCCGCGCGGCTACACCGTGATGACCGACGTAATGTTCCGTTGCTCCATCGCCGAAGATTCCCAACTCATTCCGATCGTTCGGTTCCTGATCGAGCAAGGGGCGGATCTCAACGCGTCCAGCGACTACGGTGAATCGGGGTTAAGTGTTTCGTCAGGGGCTGGGCGCCTCGACGTTGTGCGCGTGCTACTCGAAGCGGGTGCCGATCCCGCCCCTCTCGAATGGACGCTACTTCACTTGGTCGTGGCGTTCGGTTCCCTCGAACGAATCCGGTTACAGATCCAAGCGGGCGACGATTTGAACGCGCGGGACCGCTGGGGGCGAACGGCCTGGTTGATGAGCGTTCTAACGGGTGATATTGAGAAGGCCGAGTTGCTACTCACAGCCGGTGCCAACATCGAAGACCGAGGAAGAGACGGGAAGACGCCTCTGATGTGCGCGGCCAAAAGGGCTGATGTGGCGATGACGAGGTGGCTGCTCGAACGGGGAGCTGACCCAAACAGTGCGAACGAGCACGGTTATACCGTGCTGCACATGGCAGCCGGTGCCGGTTCTCAAGAGTGCGTACGCCTTCTACTGAACGCCGGCGCGGACGTACACCGACGCAGCGGCTCTTGTTCAATGATCGGGTCGGTGATCGGGTCGGCTCGCGATCTCGAGACCATGCGCCTTCTAGTCGCGGCGGGCGCGGACATCAACGACATTTATGGCTCCTTGCGGGCCAAGCTGACCCGCCTTCCCCATGACGGGTCCATAGTCTGCACCCCTGACGAGTATCAAGCGGCCAAGCACCGGATCTTCGGCAGGTCGAACCCGGAACGGATGAATTTCCCGTTCTGGAAGGCGATGGTTTCCGGCGGTGGCTGCGCGTACCGAGCGAGGGCGCAGTTCGACGAAGGTCGAATAGATGGCGAGGCCGTCTGGTGTTTCGACCGGTTTGGCACATCTCTCACCGAACTGCCGGACGGGCGGATCATCGAGATCGCGGGCGAATATGAGGATTTCTACGACCCGGACTTCTGCATCTACAACGACGTCTTCGTCCATTATGGCGACGGTGCGTTTGACATCTACGGCTATCCCAAAGATATCTTTCCACCCACCGACTTCCATACCGCCACGTTGGTCGACGAAGCAATCTACATCGTCGGGAATCTCGGATACCCCGAGCTGCGCCGCTACGGGACGACACAAGTGTGTCGGTTCGACATCGGCACTCTGGCGATCGAGCCGGTCGAGACCACAGGTGATGGGCCGGGTTGGATCAGCAGCCACAAGGCAAAGCTCGTCGACAACCGTATTGAATTGACTGGTGGGAAGGTCTGCAGGTTGGAGGATGGGGAGGAGAACTACCGGGACAATTCTGATACGTTCGCGTTGGACATCCCGACGATGACTTGGTCTCGCAGAACGTAG
- a CDS encoding secondary thiamine-phosphate synthase enzyme YjbQ — MRKFSVHTRTRTAFVEITAEVRAAVRATGVESGACVVYSPHTTAAVTIQENADPDVVHDMLLWLNKHLPKDVPGFRHAEGNSDAHLKSSLIGSSATVLIEGGDLVLGTWQGIYFCEFDGPRHRTAMVQVLGE, encoded by the coding sequence ATGCGTAAGTTTAGCGTTCACACCAGAACCCGGACCGCGTTCGTGGAAATCACCGCCGAAGTCCGCGCGGCGGTGCGGGCGACCGGGGTCGAATCGGGCGCGTGCGTGGTCTATAGCCCGCACACGACCGCCGCGGTCACGATCCAGGAGAACGCCGACCCGGACGTGGTCCACGACATGCTCTTGTGGCTGAACAAGCACCTCCCGAAAGACGTGCCCGGGTTCCGCCACGCCGAGGGCAACAGCGACGCCCACCTGAAGTCGAGCCTGATCGGGTCGAGTGCCACCGTCCTCATCGAAGGCGGCGACCTCGTACTCGGAACGTGGCAGGGAATTTACTTCTGCGAATTCGATGGGCCGCGCCACCGGACCGCGATGGTTCAGGTTCTGGGTGAGTGA
- a CDS encoding RluA family pseudouridine synthase, producing MPHIEFLADGREAGLTVAALLRVRFKLTWTQAKRLVENGHIRVAGFACNDVGHRIKARNRVWIREGTVELPPGMRAMKTAEQPPAKTPRAAADKAKGKPAAGKTPAGKTAEQGASRSPGKKPAVPKASAVAAVSPLNEDALVYSDDDVVVVNKPAGLTTMRHEEEAAEFGPRGMKFLPKTLADFVPALIGIPNVPVLPVHRIDRDTSGLVVFARTPSAAAELTKQFRKHTADRRYLALVRGTPTDGRIESVLVPDRGDGRRGSSTAADAEDGKRAVTYVSVLERFNGFALVECRLETGRTHQVRIHLGEAGTPLCGERVYDRPLNGKPAPDDSGATRPLLHAARLGFAHPETSAALRWEVPAPADFVSVLGRLREGTGK from the coding sequence GTGCCGCACATCGAATTTCTCGCCGACGGCCGGGAGGCCGGGTTGACGGTCGCCGCCCTCCTTCGGGTACGGTTCAAACTCACCTGGACCCAGGCCAAGCGGCTCGTCGAGAACGGGCACATCCGCGTCGCCGGGTTCGCGTGCAACGACGTGGGTCACCGGATCAAGGCCCGGAACCGTGTCTGGATTCGCGAAGGTACCGTGGAACTGCCGCCCGGGATGCGGGCGATGAAGACCGCTGAACAACCGCCCGCCAAGACGCCTCGTGCCGCCGCCGACAAAGCGAAAGGCAAGCCCGCCGCCGGGAAAACACCAGCCGGGAAAACGGCGGAACAGGGGGCATCGCGCTCGCCAGGAAAGAAGCCGGCGGTGCCCAAGGCTTCGGCCGTCGCCGCCGTGAGCCCTCTCAACGAGGACGCCCTGGTTTACTCGGACGACGACGTGGTGGTCGTGAACAAGCCGGCCGGGTTGACGACCATGCGGCACGAGGAAGAGGCGGCCGAGTTCGGCCCGCGGGGGATGAAGTTCCTGCCCAAGACGCTCGCCGATTTCGTCCCCGCATTGATCGGCATCCCGAACGTGCCGGTCCTCCCCGTCCACCGCATCGACCGCGACACGAGCGGCCTGGTCGTGTTCGCGAGAACGCCGTCGGCCGCGGCAGAGTTGACCAAGCAGTTCCGCAAGCACACGGCCGACCGGCGCTACCTCGCGCTCGTGCGCGGCACGCCCACGGACGGCCGCATCGAATCCGTCCTCGTGCCGGACCGCGGGGACGGTCGCCGCGGGAGTTCAACCGCCGCCGATGCAGAAGACGGCAAGCGGGCGGTCACGTATGTGAGCGTTCTGGAGCGGTTCAACGGGTTCGCGCTGGTCGAATGTCGGCTGGAGACGGGCCGCACCCACCAGGTTCGCATCCACCTGGGCGAAGCCGGGACACCTTTGTGCGGCGAGCGGGTTTACGACCGCCCACTGAACGGCAAGCCGGCCCCGGACGATAGCGGCGCGACCCGCCCGCTATTGCACGCCGCCCGGCTCGGGTTCGCCCACCCGGAAACAAGCGCGGCCCTGCGATGGGAAGTACCCGCGCCCGCAGACTTCGTGAGCGTGCTGGGTCGATTGCGAGAAGGGACCGGCAAGTAA